One part of the Drosophila teissieri strain GT53w chromosome 3R, Prin_Dtei_1.1, whole genome shotgun sequence genome encodes these proteins:
- the LOC122622182 gene encoding protein roadkill isoform X3, with translation MAVSRVPSPPLPEVNTPVAENWCYTQVKVVKFSYMWTINNFSFCREEMGEVLKSSTFSAGANDKLKWCLRVNPKGLDEESKDYLSLYLLLVSCNKSEVRAKFKFSILNAKREETKAMESQRAYRFVQGKDWGFKKFIRRDFLLDEANGLLPEDKLTIFCEVSVVADSVNISGQSNIVQFKVPECKLSEDLGNLFDNEKFSDVTLSVGGREFQAHKAILAARSDVFAAMFEHEMEERKLNRVAITDVDHEVLKEMLRFIYTGKAPNLEKMADDLLAAADKYALEKLKVMCEEALCVNLSVETAAETLILADLHSADQLKAQTIDFINTHATDVMETSGWQNMITTHSHLIAEAFRALATQQIPPIGPPRKRVKMS, from the exons ATGGCGGTCAGCCGTGTACCCTCGCCGCCCTTGCCGGAAGTTAATACGCCAGTTGCCGAGAACTGGTGTTACACGCAG GTCAAAGTGGTTAAATTTAGTTATATGTGGACCATAAATAACTTTAGTTTTTGTCGGGAAGAAATGGGTGAAGTACTCAAATCGTCCACATTCTCAGCCGGTGCTAATGACAAACTAAAATG GTGTTTACGGGTTAACCCCAAGGGTCTCGACGAGGAGAGCAAGGATTACCTTTCTTTATACCTACTGTTAGTTTCGTGTAACAAATCAGAAGTCAGAGCCAAGTTCAAATTTTCCATACTGAATGCCAAGCGTGAGGAAACCAAAGCAATGGAATCGCAAAG AGCTTATCGTTTTGTGCAGGGCAAAGATTGGGGCTTCAAGAAGTTCATCCGCCGCGACTTCCTGCTGGACGAGGCCAACGGCCTGCTGCCGGAGGACAAGCTGACCATCTTCTGCGAGGTCAGTGTCGTGGCGGACAGCGTGAACATCTCCGGACAATCCAATATCGTGCAGTTCAAAGTGCCCGAGTGCAAGCTGTCCGAGGATCTCGGCAACCTCTTCGACAACGAGAAGTTCAGCGACGTCACGCTCTCCGTGGGCGGTCGAGAGTTCCAGGCGCACAAGGCCATATTGGCAG CGCGCAGCGATGTCTTTGCGGCCATGTTCGAGCATGAGATGGAGGAGCGAAAGCTGAATCGTGTCGCCATAACCGATGTGGATCATGAGGTTCTTAAAGAAATGCTGCGATTCATATACACGGGCAAGGCGCCCAATCTAGAAAAAATGGCTGATGATCTCCTAGCGGCTGCTGATAAG TATGCACTCGAAAAGCTGAAAGTGATGTGCGAGGAGGCGCTGTGCGTCAATCTCTCTGTAGAAACAGCAGCCGAAACACTAATATTAGCTGATCTCCACAGTGCGGATCAATTGAAAGCACAAACGATAGATTTCATAAATAC TCATGCCACCGATGTGATGGAAACCTCTGGCTGGCAAAATATGATCACAACACATTCACATTTGATAGCGGAGGCATTTCGTGCGCTCGCAACACAACAAATCCCACCAATTGGACCACCAAGGAAACGCGTAAAAATGAGCTGA
- the LOC122622182 gene encoding protein roadkill isoform X2 produces MDLIQEPRLPVNECQASQTARVTSNLHASSSTMAVSRVPSPPLPEVNTPVAENWCYTQVKVVKFSYMWTINNFSFCREEMGEVLKSSTFSAGANDKLKWCLRVNPKGLDEESKDYLSLYLLLVSCNKSEVRAKFKFSILNAKREETKAMESQRAYRFVQGKDWGFKKFIRRDFLLDEANGLLPEDKLTIFCEVSVVADSVNISGQSNIVQFKVPECKLSEDLGNLFDNEKFSDVTLSVGGREFQAHKAILAARSDVFAAMFEHEMEERKLNRVAITDVDHEVLKEMLRFIYTGKAPNLEKMADDLLAAADKYALEKLKVMCEEALCVNLSVETAAETLILADLHSADQLKAQTIDFINTHATDVMETSGWQNMITTHSHLIAEAFRALATQQIPPIGPPRKRVKMS; encoded by the exons ATGGATCTCATACAAGAGCCAAG ATTGCCGGTGAACGAATGTCAGGCAAGCCAAACAGCTAGAGTCACCTCGAACCTGCACGCATCCAGTAGCACGATGGCGGTCAGCCGTGTACCCTCGCCGCCCTTGCCGGAAGTTAATACGCCAGTTGCCGAGAACTGGTGTTACACGCAG GTCAAAGTGGTTAAATTTAGTTATATGTGGACCATAAATAACTTTAGTTTTTGTCGGGAAGAAATGGGTGAAGTACTCAAATCGTCCACATTCTCAGCCGGTGCTAATGACAAACTAAAATG GTGTTTACGGGTTAACCCCAAGGGTCTCGACGAGGAGAGCAAGGATTACCTTTCTTTATACCTACTGTTAGTTTCGTGTAACAAATCAGAAGTCAGAGCCAAGTTCAAATTTTCCATACTGAATGCCAAGCGTGAGGAAACCAAAGCAATGGAATCGCAAAG AGCTTATCGTTTTGTGCAGGGCAAAGATTGGGGCTTCAAGAAGTTCATCCGCCGCGACTTCCTGCTGGACGAGGCCAACGGCCTGCTGCCGGAGGACAAGCTGACCATCTTCTGCGAGGTCAGTGTCGTGGCGGACAGCGTGAACATCTCCGGACAATCCAATATCGTGCAGTTCAAAGTGCCCGAGTGCAAGCTGTCCGAGGATCTCGGCAACCTCTTCGACAACGAGAAGTTCAGCGACGTCACGCTCTCCGTGGGCGGTCGAGAGTTCCAGGCGCACAAGGCCATATTGGCAG CGCGCAGCGATGTCTTTGCGGCCATGTTCGAGCATGAGATGGAGGAGCGAAAGCTGAATCGTGTCGCCATAACCGATGTGGATCATGAGGTTCTTAAAGAAATGCTGCGATTCATATACACGGGCAAGGCGCCCAATCTAGAAAAAATGGCTGATGATCTCCTAGCGGCTGCTGATAAG TATGCACTCGAAAAGCTGAAAGTGATGTGCGAGGAGGCGCTGTGCGTCAATCTCTCTGTAGAAACAGCAGCCGAAACACTAATATTAGCTGATCTCCACAGTGCGGATCAATTGAAAGCACAAACGATAGATTTCATAAATAC TCATGCCACCGATGTGATGGAAACCTCTGGCTGGCAAAATATGATCACAACACATTCACATTTGATAGCGGAGGCATTTCGTGCGCTCGCAACACAACAAATCCCACCAATTGGACCACCAAGGAAACGCGTAAAAATGAGCTGA
- the LOC122622183 gene encoding origin recognition complex subunit 2: protein MSASKKGGYKTPRKENLKSIENLTNSEEESEDLDTARVEDAVESQSKVTSRRSTRRPSPTKKYQAYKEETNGKGQEERIVVNYVEMSDERSSEVEDVEQEESLEESENAARPSAKDLNLLQSEYNVAGTSMFGFNTPKKRDAMALAALNATPCTPKTPKTPRLGLKTPDTKRKKSTDQPKTPAHVRTRVKNQIAKIVADSDEDFSGDESDFRPSDEESSSSSSSSDAGHTSDNDAADDEPKTPCKARRAIVVPVLPKTPSAARLRQSARAKKSNEFVPESDGYFHSHASSKILTSDHTLDRLKNPRLAADRVFSLLSEIKLSTEHEGSINAIMEEYRSYFPKWMCILNEGFNILLYGLGSKRQLLQSFHREVLQKQTVLVVNGFFPSLTIKDMLDSITSDILDAGISPANPHEAVDMIEEEFALIPETHLFLIVHNLDGAMLRNVKAQAILSRLARVPNIHLMASIDHINTPLLWDQGKLSSFNFSWWDCTTMLPYTNETAFENSLLVQNSGELALSSMRSVFSSLTTNSRGIYMLIVKYQLKNKGNATYQGMPFRDLYSSCREAFLVSSDLALRAQLTEFLDHKLVKSKRSVDGSEQLTIPIDGGLLQQFLEEQEKK from the exons ATGAGTGCCAGCAAAAAAGGCGGTTACAAGACGCCGCGGAAGGAGAACCTGAAGTCCATTGAGAACCTCACGAATTCGGAGGAGGAATCCGAAGATTTAGACACGGCACGGGTTGAGGACGCAGTGGAATCCCAGTCCAAGGTCACCAGTCGGCGTTCCACGCGACGGCCAAGTCCCACCAAAAAATACCAGGCCTACAAGGAGGAAACCAATGGAAAAGGGCAGGAGGAGCGAATTGTTGTCAATTATGTGGAAATGTCCGATGAACGGAGCAGTGAGGTGGAGGATGTGGAACAAGAAGAAAGCCTCGAGGAGTCGGAGAATGCAGCCCGTCCCAGTGCCAAGGATCTCAATCTGCTCCAATCCGAGTACAATGTGGCCGGCACCAGCATGTTTGGCTTCAATACGCCCAAGAAACGCGACGCCATGGCTCTGGCCGCCCTAAATGCCACGCCCTGCACGCCCAAGACTCCAAAAACTCCGCGTTTGGGACTCAAGACTCCGGATACGAAGCGCAAGAAGTCCACGGATCAGCCAAAGACTCCCGCCCATGTGCGCACCCGGGTCAAGAATC AGATCGCCAAAATAGTGGCCGACTCAGATGAGGATTTTTCCGGAGACGAAAGCGACTTCCGGCCCAGTGATGAGGAAtcctcctccagcagcagtagcagcgaTGCTGGCCACACCTCCGACAACGACGCCGCCGATGATGAGCCCAAGACGCCCTGTAAAGCTCGCCGTGCCATTGTAGTGCCCGTTCTGCCGAAGACTCCATCGGCAGCCCGCCTGCGACAATCGGCGAGGGCCAAGAAATCGAATGAGTTTGTGCCCGAGAGCGATGGTTACTTTCACTCGCACGCCAGCAGCAAGATCCTCACTTCGGATCACACCTTGGATCGTTTAAAGAATCCTCGTCTGGCCGCCGATCGTGTTTTCAGTTTGCTGTCGGAAATCAAGCTATCCACGGAGCATGAGGGATCTATTAATGCCATCATGGAGGAGTATCGTTCGTACTTTCCCAAGTGGATGTGCATTCTGAATGAGGGCTTCAATATACTCCTGTATGGATTGGGCTCCAAGCGCCAGCTGCTGCAGTCATTCCATCGCGAAGTTTTGCAGAAACAAACCGTACTGGTGGTGAATGGCTTCTTTCCCAGTCTGACCATCAAGGATATGCTGGACAGCATCACAAGCGATATACTGGATGCGGGCATTAGCCCGGCTAATCCACATGAAGCAGTGGATATGATCGAGGAGGAGTTCGCACTCATACCAGAAACGCACTTGTTCCTAATCGTCCATAACCTGGATGGAGCCATGCTTCGCAACGTAAAGGCACAGGCGATTCTATCGCGCCTGGCGCGCGTACCAAACATCCATCTGATGGCCTCCATTGATCATATAAATACCCCACTGC TGTGGGACCAGGGAAAGCTGAGCAGCTTTAACTTCTCTTGGTGGGACTGCACAACAATGCTGCCATACACGAACGAAACTGCTTTCGAGAACTCGCTGCTGGTGCAGAATTCGGGTGAATTGGCCCTCTCCTCGATGCGCAGTGTGTTCTCATCGCTAACGACCAATTCGCGTGGCATTTACATGCTGATTGTTAAGTACCAATTGAAGAACAAGGGCAACGCCACGTACCAGGGCATGCCGTTCAGGGACCTCTACTCGAGTTGTCGCGAAGCCTTCTTGGTCAGCTCAGATCTGGCTCTGCGTGCCCAGCTCACCGAGTTCCTCGACCACAAGCTGGTCAAATCGAAGCGGAGCGTTGATGGTTCCGAGCAGCTAACCATTCCCATTGATGGCGGACTGCTGCAGCAGTTCctcgaggagcaggagaagaaaTGA
- the LOC122622182 gene encoding protein roadkill isoform X1, with product MFEPYVKIKKKRSVHEIYENENLEQQQHQQQQQPATSDNCCCENGEPQNAPEVATATVAATSVAATSAAAAALASATTVATGAAASSSSSANCSRLQQLISTPPVLLRRSSLQQQQQQQQHQQQHHPHTAAATATPPQQQQQQAAPSVLQQHLGHLNYESGATAAAATAAAAAAATSRSGSATLAQHLATPSNILQAAFGSSNLQHILTRSAPSPSSSAISSNNCSSACAGNTHYNGGNSNSGSGSSSNSNHHSNSIIASRLFGAASSSSSSSAPAASSSVAASSSSSSHHLHSHHSALTNSITNRINQSIRRHLNQQQHHHPLSASSSSASASASASASTSSSSSASASYQQSSVQQQHYNCAHPAQQQQQHHHHHHSSSNSSSSSHHQHHSNSSSSNSSSSNSNNQQQPQQSPLCLVLLVKCPNSKEFCNAAANFCDKRLPVNECQASQTARVTSNLHASSSTMAVSRVPSPPLPEVNTPVAENWCYTQVKVVKFSYMWTINNFSFCREEMGEVLKSSTFSAGANDKLKWCLRVNPKGLDEESKDYLSLYLLLVSCNKSEVRAKFKFSILNAKREETKAMESQRAYRFVQGKDWGFKKFIRRDFLLDEANGLLPEDKLTIFCEVSVVADSVNISGQSNIVQFKVPECKLSEDLGNLFDNEKFSDVTLSVGGREFQAHKAILAARSDVFAAMFEHEMEERKLNRVAITDVDHEVLKEMLRFIYTGKAPNLEKMADDLLAAADKYALEKLKVMCEEALCVNLSVETAAETLILADLHSADQLKAQTIDFINTHATDVMETSGWQNMITTHSHLIAEAFRALATQQIPPIGPPRKRVKMS from the exons ATGTTTGAGCCCTATgtgaaaatcaagaaaaagcGAAGTGTGCATGAAATCTATGAAAATGAGAATttagagcaacagcaacatcagcagcagcagcaacctgCTACCAGCGATAATTGTTGCTGCGAAAACGGAGAGCCTCAGAATGCGCCTGAAGTCGCAACTGCAACGGTAGCGGCAACATCTGTGGCAGcaacatctgcagcagcagcagcattagcatcagcaacaacagtcgCGACAGGAGCAGCGgccagtagcagcagcagcgccaatTGCAGTCGCCTGCAGCAATTGATATCGACGCCACCAGTATTATTGCGCAGATCGtcgctgcaacagcaacagcagcagcaacagcaccagcaacaacaccacccacacacggcagcagcaacggcaacaccaccgcaacagcaacagcagcaagctGCGCCTTCGGTTTTGCAACAGCATTTGGGTCACCTGAATTACGAAagtggagcaactgcagcagcagcaacagcagcggctgcagcagcagcaaccagtaGAAGTGGCTCGGCAACACTGGCGCAGCATTTGGCAACACCCAGCAACATACTGCAGGCGGCAttcggcagcagcaacttgcaacacatACTAACACGGTCCGCCCCCTCGCCCTCGTCCAGTGCGATTTCCtccaacaactgcagcagcgccTGTGCGGGCAATACGCACTACAAcggcggcaacagcaacagtggcagtggcagcagcagcaacagtaatcaccacagcaacagcatcattGCCAGCCGCCTGTTCGGagccgcctcctcctcgtcctcctcctccgcacCAGCAGCCTCCTCGTCGGTGGCCGCCTCATCCTCCTCATCATCACACCATCTGCATAGCCATCATTCGGCGCTGACCAACTCCATAACGAATCGCATCAATCAGTCCATTAGGCGGCATCtgaaccagcagcagcatcaccatccCCTCAGTGCATCCTCGTcctccgcatccgcatctgcatctgcgtCTGCATCCACATCATCATCCTCCTCTGCATCAGCCTCCTATCAGCAATCGTCggtacaacagcaacattatAATTGCGCCCATCctgcacagcagcagcagcagcaccaccaccatcaccacagcagcagcaacagcagcagcagcagccatcaTCAACACCACAGcaacagtagcagcagcaacagcagcagcagcaacagcaacaatcaacagcaaccacaacaatcTCCTCTGTGCCTAGTATTATTAGTTAAATGCCCCAATTCTAAGGAATTTTGTAACGCCGCCGCAAATTTCTGTGATAAAAG ATTGCCGGTGAACGAATGTCAGGCAAGCCAAACAGCTAGAGTCACCTCGAACCTGCACGCATCCAGTAGCACGATGGCGGTCAGCCGTGTACCCTCGCCGCCCTTGCCGGAAGTTAATACGCCAGTTGCCGAGAACTGGTGTTACACGCAG GTCAAAGTGGTTAAATTTAGTTATATGTGGACCATAAATAACTTTAGTTTTTGTCGGGAAGAAATGGGTGAAGTACTCAAATCGTCCACATTCTCAGCCGGTGCTAATGACAAACTAAAATG GTGTTTACGGGTTAACCCCAAGGGTCTCGACGAGGAGAGCAAGGATTACCTTTCTTTATACCTACTGTTAGTTTCGTGTAACAAATCAGAAGTCAGAGCCAAGTTCAAATTTTCCATACTGAATGCCAAGCGTGAGGAAACCAAAGCAATGGAATCGCAAAG AGCTTATCGTTTTGTGCAGGGCAAAGATTGGGGCTTCAAGAAGTTCATCCGCCGCGACTTCCTGCTGGACGAGGCCAACGGCCTGCTGCCGGAGGACAAGCTGACCATCTTCTGCGAGGTCAGTGTCGTGGCGGACAGCGTGAACATCTCCGGACAATCCAATATCGTGCAGTTCAAAGTGCCCGAGTGCAAGCTGTCCGAGGATCTCGGCAACCTCTTCGACAACGAGAAGTTCAGCGACGTCACGCTCTCCGTGGGCGGTCGAGAGTTCCAGGCGCACAAGGCCATATTGGCAG CGCGCAGCGATGTCTTTGCGGCCATGTTCGAGCATGAGATGGAGGAGCGAAAGCTGAATCGTGTCGCCATAACCGATGTGGATCATGAGGTTCTTAAAGAAATGCTGCGATTCATATACACGGGCAAGGCGCCCAATCTAGAAAAAATGGCTGATGATCTCCTAGCGGCTGCTGATAAG TATGCACTCGAAAAGCTGAAAGTGATGTGCGAGGAGGCGCTGTGCGTCAATCTCTCTGTAGAAACAGCAGCCGAAACACTAATATTAGCTGATCTCCACAGTGCGGATCAATTGAAAGCACAAACGATAGATTTCATAAATAC TCATGCCACCGATGTGATGGAAACCTCTGGCTGGCAAAATATGATCACAACACATTCACATTTGATAGCGGAGGCATTTCGTGCGCTCGCAACACAACAAATCCCACCAATTGGACCACCAAGGAAACGCGTAAAAATGAGCTGA